The following coding sequences lie in one Arachis hypogaea cultivar Tifrunner chromosome 9, arahy.Tifrunner.gnm2.J5K5, whole genome shotgun sequence genomic window:
- the LOC140174967 gene encoding uncharacterized protein, with translation MTIFFLYLPILLSLSLPLSFLLHIFKKHFYSLFFHVFSAFKNSFKTSNRSSSQILARAITDLSPPPPPPSKTVVVDEETDGNCKRTFCTESLGFESIEETLVDGEDKDQKITEKIEDLDVEDNRNDNRRELLRNSKAAAAAPSFPPPLSSLNQKGQASFALIPVRENGRLQLNKVRIKRPEILYASREHGRLKMFLVPDQCDDDLEDEEEEEEPQQEFKVEEEKEDESTTLVSEEEEEEEEEEEEEEEEEEEEGEDRVIVGDWKFNNNKIEGFMRCHHQLVNQSQNNNHHNHHHHNLNIYGVISIA, from the coding sequence ATGACGATATTTTTTTTGTACCTCCCTATTCTTCTTTcgctttctcttcctctttcttttcttcttcatatATTCAAGAAGCATTTCTATTCTCTCTTCTTCCATGTTTTCAGCGCCTTCAAGAACAGTTTCAAGACTTCTAACCGATCCTCTTCGCAAATCTTGGCGCGGGCGATCACCgatctttctcctcctcctcctccgccaTCGAAAACCGTGGTTGTTGACGAAGAGACCGATGGCAATTGCAAGCGGACGTTCTGCACCGAGAGTCTAGGGTTTGAGAGCATCGAGGAAACGCTAGTGGACGGTGAAGACAAAGATCAAAAGATAACGGAGAAGATCGAAGATCTTGATGTTGAGGATAATAGGAATGATAATAGAAGAGAGTTATTGAGGAATTCGAAGGCGGCAGCGGCTGCTCCGTCATTTCCTCCGCCGCTTTCTTCGTTGAACCAGAAGGGACAAGCGAGTTTCGCTCTTATTCCGGTGAGGGAGAATGGAAGGTTGCAACTCAACAAAGTGAGAATCAAAAGACCTGAGATTCTCTACGCTTCGAGAGAACACGGAAGGTTGAAGATGTTTCTTGTTCCAGATCAATGCGACGATGATctcgaagacgaagaagaagaagaagaaccacaaCAAGAATtcaaagtagaagaagaaaaagaagatgaatcgACAACGTTAgtatcagaagaagaagaagaagaagaagaagaagaagaagaagaagaagaagaagaagaagaagaaggagaagatagGGTTATTGTTGGGGATTGGAAGTTTAACAATAACAAAATTGAAGGGTTTATGAGGTGTCATCACCAATTGGTGAATCAAAGCCAAAATAAtaatcatcataatcatcatcatcacaatcTCAACATTTATGGAGTGATCAGCATTGCATGA